From Salvelinus namaycush isolate Seneca chromosome 2, SaNama_1.0, whole genome shotgun sequence, one genomic window encodes:
- the LOC120018543 gene encoding uromodulin-like: MMSSGVLMMLLFFKHVTADNSGTVVTSCEACHDQATCLDSPVERERGDAFQTWSVTCTCQDGFVGDGITCYDLEFCAKGSCCRQGYGWSSELGCVDVDECSLPDQPCSPPQVCENTPGSFNCLVSPEDDLHSSPGSDSRSVQFQCGGRRCPVGEDCISVGGTSLCADPCLHYSVLNDDWRSTTNYGPANGYHCDSSVNWQGWYRLFLGNTSVQMPERCVEKYMCGTEIPLWLPLAHPQLLEGVVQRSVCGHYYYDCCYRRQNPIHVKACYGNYYVYKLVPTTTCNMAYCADVNTTVCSTCGVFDACVSDNETNWRCERKAPELVCGRSLLKVGLPNVYLEAAGLDASSAHLADHRCSSHEDRNGTVWYQVERREGRCGNTLETNATHAVFSNSLLVYPVDGRNDSQPFGFPFSCVYPLETESSLDVAIRPLPLTDHKVVRVGAKAKASMSLYRDTNYTQPYPAGQPVTLIAGSSLHVGVSVEESEAERFVVVLEDCYTTESPSPDNLPQTYMIQDRCPTNRTQVTVEESGSSLRASFSALLQGDYRYIFLHCSLSLCDQRSSSCTPVCSRRRSRSVSKSIRLKPLTIGPITWAQSLE, translated from the exons ATGATGTCATCGGGTGTTCTGATGATGCTCCTGTTCTTTAAGCATGTTACTGCAGACAACTCAG GTACGGTTGTTACCAGTTGTGAGGCGTGTCATGACCAAGCCACCTGCCTAGACTCACCTGTGGAACGTGAGAGGGGAGATGCTTTCCAAACCTGGTCCGTCACTTGCACCTGTCAAGATGGCTTCGTTGGCGACGGCATCACATGCTACGACCTTGAGTTCTGCGCTAAAGGCTCCTGCTGTCGTCAAGGTTACGGCTGGTCCTCGGAGCTGGGCTGTGTGGACGTTGACGAGTGTTCCCTCCCAGACCAACCCTGCAGCCCTCCTCAGGTCTGTGAGAACACCCCCGGATCCTTCAACTGCCTGGTGTCTCCTGAAGACGACCTCCACTCCAGTCCTGGTTCTGACTCCCGTTCAGTGCAGTTTCAGTGCGGGGGGAGACGGTGTCCAGTGGGAGAGGACTGTATCAGTGTTGGTGGAACATCCCTCTGTGCAGACCCCTGCCTGCACTACTCTGTACTGAATGACGACTGGCGTTCCACCACCAACTACGGTCCAGCTAACGGCTACCACTGTGACTCGTCTGTCAACTGGCAGGGCTGGTATCGCCTGTTCCTGGGGAACACCAGTGTTCAGATGCCAGAGAGGTGTGTGGAAAAGTACATGTGTGGGACGGAGATCCCCTTGTGGCTTCCATTAGCGCATCCCCAGCTGTTAGAAGGGGTGGTTCAGAGGAGCGTCTGTGGACACTATTACTATGACTGCTGCTACAGGAGGCAAAATCCCATCCATGTCAAAGCCTGCTATGGAAACTACTATGTCTACAAGTTGGTCCCTACAACAACATGCAACATGGCCTACTGTGCAG ATGTCAACACCACGGTGTGTTCTACATGTGGAGTGTTTGATGCCTGTGTGAGCGACAATGAGACCAACTGGAGATGTGAGAGGAAAG ctccagagctggtgtgtGGGCGGAGCCTCCTGAAGGTGGGCCTTCCAAATGTTTACCTGGAGGCTGCTGGTCTGGATGCTTCCTCTGCTCACCTGGCCGACCATCGCTGCTCCTCCCACGAGGATCGTAACGGCACGGTGTGGTACCAGGTGGAGCGCAGGGAGGGACGCTGTGGGAACACTCTGGAG ACAAACGCCACCCATGCTGTCTTCTCCAACAGCTTATTAGTTTATCCAGTAGATGGGAGGAACGACTCCCAACCCTTCGGCTTTCCCTTCTCCTGTGTCTATCCTCTGGAGACAGAGAGCAGCCTGGATGTGGCCATCAGACCTCTCCCACT AACGGATCATAAAGTTGTCAGAGTCGGTGCCAAGGCCAAGGCCTCCATGTCTCTGTACCGCGACACCAACTACACACAGCCTTACCCAGCTGGTCAGCCAGTCACCCTGATTGCGGGTTCCTCCCTGCACGTGGGCGTGTCCGTAGAGGAGTCCGAGGCAGAacgttttgttgttgttctggaagACTGCTACACCACGGAATCACCCAGCCCTGATAATCTCCCACAGACCTACATGATTCAGGACAG GTGTCCTACAAATCGTACCCAGGTGACCGTGGAGGAAAGTGGCTCGTCCCTCAGGGCTTCGTTCTCTGCTCTACTGCAGGGGGACTACCGTTACATCTTCCTGCACTGCAGCCTCAGCCTGTGTGACCAGAGGAGCTCCTCCTGCACTCCA GTGTGTTCCAGGAGGAGATCCCGCTCTGTGTCCAAGTCCATCCGCCTCAAACCCCTCACCATCGGGCCAATCACCT GGGCCCAGAGTCTGGAGTGA